In Arcanobacterium canis, the sequence TTTGGTTGTGTGTACAGGAAATATCTGCCGTTCTCCGATGGGGGAGGTAGTGCTTCGTGAACGGCTCAAAGAAGCGGGTATCAAGGCCGAAGTCGGCAGTGCTGGCGTCTCAACTGAGGAAACAGGCAACCCGATCGATCCGCGAGCACGTCGCGTTCTTGCTGCTCATGGATATCCTGTTCCTGCGCGCAGTGCTCATCAGGCGACGGCGCGCGAACTCCAGGCAGATATCGTCCTTGCAATGACTGCCGGACATGCGAAATCGCTTCGACGGATGATGGAGCGAACGGGGAGTGATCTTTCCCGACTCCATTTGTGGAGAGAATTCGATGGTTCAACTCCGATTGCGCCGCAGGGTGTGTTCGGGCCGGGCGGTGCTCTTGCTCCCGATGGGGTGTTGGTGAGCGCACCTGGGCGAGGAACGGGAAGCGGACACAGTTCTGGCACAGGAGAGAACAACCGTTCGGAATTCTATTTCTCGGCGGGGGTACTTGATGTGCCCGATCCCTGGTACGGCGGAGAGGAAGGATTTGAAGAAACTCTCGCCACTGTTGAAACCGGAGCTGAGGGGATTGTAGCCTGGATAAAATCTCAGTCCTGACGGGAAAACGATTCTTGACAGGAATAGCCGACGCCGGTACGCACAAGGCGCACCGGCGTCGGGAGGGATAAATATCGCGCGGATTACTTCATTGCAGAATTGCCGGCGTCTTGTGCGGCCTTGATTCCTTCAGCGACAGGAACACTGCCGAGGAATGTATCGAGAAGTTTTGGCGTAAATGCCACTTGGCCAGTGTTGACCTTCGGTCCGCGAGGAGCTGGCGCAGTTTCACCGTTGGCGGCCTCGATGAACAACGCCACATCGACGCCCTGCTTCGCCCAGAAATCAACGAATGTTTGCTGTGCCTGCGTGCTTGCAGGAAAGGCGATGCCCTGCTTCGCCAACGGTATTTGGCCTTCTGTCGAGCCGAGCCACTTGAGGACTTCGATTGTGGCGTCACGGTTCTTGCTCTTTTCATTGCCAACGGCAACGACGCCATGGACAACCGAAACTCGGCCTTTCGGTCCGGCGATCATTGGGGCGAGTCCCCACTTCATCGAAGCAGTATCCGCAATTGTCTTGAGATTGTATGGCCCAGACTGGAATAGTGCCATGTTGCCCTTGACGAATTGGTCACGTGAAAAATCGCCATTCGCATTTGTTTCTGACGCCGGTGGTGCGACGTGGTACTTGTTGATGAGATTGATGATGTACTCAAAAGCAGCGATACCCTGCGGTGATGCAAAGGAGAACTGATCGCTCTTATCTTGGAAATCGGCACCGTTCTGAGCCAAAAAGTCGCGATAGATCGCTTGCAAATCGGCCTGAGCATTCATCCCATAAGTTTTGATGTTGCTGGCGTCGAATCCGGCCTCGTTTGCGTGTTTACCCGATTTATCAACGGTGAGCTTCTGCAGTGCGGGCAGGAGAGTGTCTGCGCTACCGGCCTTTCCAGCGTCGGGAGCCCAGGTTAGCTTCGATGGATCGACCCCAGCCGCTTCAAGCAAATCTTTATTGTAGAACAGGGCGATGGAATCCCAGATTTGTGGCACTCCCCAGAGTTTTCCGTTACGTGTGTAGAGGTCAACGACTGACTTCTGCCATTCGTCATGATCGTTTCCAATCACCGTGGAGATATCCATAAGGTTGCCAGCATCGGCGTACTGGGCAAAGTTCGATGAGTTCACCCAGTAGATATCTGCCATCTGATCTGCGGAAATGTCGAGGGGTAGCTGGGTCCAATACTTGTCCCATGGCACAATTTCAACCTTGACATTGATGTTCGGATGGGTCTTATGGAACTGCGTGAATGATTCCTCGTAGGCAGGTTTCGCGGTTTCGTCCCAGAGGCGGAAAGTGACAGTGTGAGTTTTTCCAGAGCCAGTAGCGCTTCCCGAGGTAGCGGGTGTGCCTGGCGAACATGCAGTCAACGCCATTGCAGACGCGGCGGCAACGATGAGGGTTT encodes:
- a CDS encoding ABC transporter substrate-binding protein, whose product is MRRSFKTLIVAAASAMALTACSPGTPATSGSATGSGKTHTVTFRLWDETAKPAYEESFTQFHKTHPNINVKVEIVPWDKYWTQLPLDISADQMADIYWVNSSNFAQYADAGNLMDISTVIGNDHDEWQKSVVDLYTRNGKLWGVPQIWDSIALFYNKDLLEAAGVDPSKLTWAPDAGKAGSADTLLPALQKLTVDKSGKHANEAGFDASNIKTYGMNAQADLQAIYRDFLAQNGADFQDKSDQFSFASPQGIAAFEYIINLINKYHVAPPASETNANGDFSRDQFVKGNMALFQSGPYNLKTIADTASMKWGLAPMIAGPKGRVSVVHGVVAVGNEKSKNRDATIEVLKWLGSTEGQIPLAKQGIAFPASTQAQQTFVDFWAKQGVDVALFIEAANGETAPAPRGPKVNTGQVAFTPKLLDTFLGSVPVAEGIKAAQDAGNSAMK
- a CDS encoding low molecular weight protein-tyrosine-phosphatase; translated protein: MKILVVCTGNICRSPMGEVVLRERLKEAGIKAEVGSAGVSTEETGNPIDPRARRVLAAHGYPVPARSAHQATARELQADIVLAMTAGHAKSLRRMMERTGSDLSRLHLWREFDGSTPIAPQGVFGPGGALAPDGVLVSAPGRGTGSGHSSGTGENNRSEFYFSAGVLDVPDPWYGGEEGFEETLATVETGAEGIVAWIKSQS